One region of Deinococcus malanensis genomic DNA includes:
- a CDS encoding fluoride efflux transporter FluC, producing MLGGALGAAARYGVMLVLTPLVRSGFPVPTLLINVVGSFLLGLTVALVGRGLWPETARLAFGTGFLGAFTTFSTFSVELDSLTARGSGGMALLYISLSVSLGVLAAVAGRLLGDRLGAAT from the coding sequence ATGCTGGGCGGGGCGCTGGGGGCCGCGGCCCGCTACGGGGTGATGCTGGTCCTGACGCCGCTGGTTCGCTCCGGCTTTCCGGTGCCGACCCTGCTGATCAACGTGGTGGGCTCGTTTCTGCTGGGCCTGACGGTGGCCCTGGTGGGGCGCGGACTTTGGCCCGAGACCGCGCGTCTGGCCTTCGGCACAGGGTTTCTGGGGGCTTTTACCACCTTCAGCACCTTCAGCGTGGAACTCGACAGTCTGACGGCGCGTGGGTCCGGGGGGATGGCGCTGCTGTACATCAGCCTGAGCGTGAGCCTGGGCGTCCTGGCGGCCGTGGCTGGCCGGCTGCTGGGAGACCGGCTGGGAGCCGCCACATGA